GAACGCCAGCAATGACGGTAGCGAAGGCGGTATGCTGAACGGCGCCGGCACTGGTATGGACGCTAACGGCAACGGCAACATGTCATCTGAAGAGCAAGCGCGTCTGCAGATGCAGCAGCTGCAGCAGAACAACATCGTTTACTTCGATCTCGACAAGTACGATATCCGTTCTGACTTCGCGGCAATGCTGGATGCGCACGCTAACTTCCTGCGTAGCAACCCGTCTTACAAAGTCACCGTAGAAGGTCACGCGGACGAACGCGGTACTCCGGAGTACAACATCTCCCTGGGTGAGCGTCGTGCTAACGCCGTTAAAATGTACCTGCAGGGTAAAGGCGTTTCCGCTGACCAGATCTCCATCGTTTCTTACGGTAAAGAAAAACCTGCCGTACTGGGCCACGACGAAGCGGCTTACGCTAAGAACCGTCGCGCTGTACTGGTTTACTAAGAGAATTGCATGAGCAGTAACTTCAGACATCACCTGTTGAGTCTGTCGTTACTGGTTGGCATAGCGGCCCCCTGGGCCGCTTTTGCTCAGGCGCCAATCAGTAGTGTCGGCTCAGGCTCGGTCGAAGACCGCGTCACTCAACTTGAGCGTATCTCTAACGCTCACAGCCAGCTTTTAACCCAACTTCAGCAGCAGCTCTCCGATAATCAGTCCGATATCGATTCTTTGCGCGGCCAAATCCAGGAAAATCAGTATCAACTGAATCAGGTGATGGAGCGCCAGAAGCAAATTATGCTGCAGCTGGGGAGCTTAAATAATGGCGGCGCAGCGCAGCCAGCAGCTGGTGACCAGAGCGGGGCGGCAACCACTGCGACCCCCGCCCCGGATGCCGGTACGGCAACCTCAGGGGCGCCGGTACAAAGTGGCGATGCGAATACCGATTACAATGCGGCAATTGCGCTGGTGCAGGATAAGTCTCGCCAGGATGATGCGATTGTGGCGTTTCAGAACTTCATCAAGAAATACCCTGATTCTACTTATCAGCCGAACGCCAATTATTGGCTGGGCCAGTTGAATTACAACAAGGGTAAAAAAGATGACGCCGCCTATTATTTCGCCTCGGTAGTAAAAAACTATCCTAAGTCGCCGAAGGCTGCGGACGCGATGTACAAAGTTGGCGTTATCATGCAGGACAAAGGTGATACGGCAAAAGCGAAAGCAGTTTATCAGCAGGTGATTAACAAATATCCAGGCACTGATGGCGCGAAACAGGCGCAGAAGCGTCTTAACGCGATGTAATGCGTACCATGCGACCAGAAAACGCCTTTTTTCTGGTCGCGTCGTGCGATTCCTAAGCAGTTGAGCCCTCTGCGTCGAAATTTTTGTTGCGCTCAAATCTGAAATCAGTAATATATGCCGCCGTTGCCACGGGATATTAAACAACTCGAAAGCAACGCAAAAGTGGGTCGTTAGCTCAGTTGGTAGAGCAGTTGACTTTTAATCAATTGGTCGCAGGTTCGAATCCTGCACGACCCACCAATCGTTCGGTGGAAACGAGAATAAAACGTGAAGGATAACGTTGCGTCAGCAACGGCCTGTAGGGCGAGGCGAAGCCGAGTCATCCTGCACACCACTAACTTCGGTTAGTCAGTAATATCCAGCGTAGTATCGGGTGATTAGCTCAGCTGGGAGAGCACCTCCCTTACAAGGAGGGGGTCGGCGGTTCGATCCCGTCATCACCCACCACTCGGGTCGTTAGCTCAGTTGGTAGAGCAGTTGACTTTTAATCAATTGGTCGCAGGTTCGAATCCTGCACGACCCACCAATTTTCTAATTGGTGCCGAGTAAAAATATTTCAGGTAGTCCCACCGTATGGGTCGTTAGCTCAGTTGGTAGAGCAGTTGACTTTTAATCAATTGGTCGCAGGTTCGAATCCTGCACGACCCACCAATATACAAGGTGGTAACTGGTAGAGAACGTGAAGGTTAACGTTGCTTTAGCAACGGCCCGAAGGGCGAGGCGAAGCCGAGTCATCCTGCACGACCCACCATCCTGAATGATTGAAGCAGTAACCCTTATCCAAGGGGTCGTTAGCTCAGTTGGTAGAGCAGTTGACTTTTAATCAATTGGTCGCAGGTTCGAATCCTGCACGACCCACCAATGTAAAAAAGCGCCCTAAAGGCGCTTTTTTGCTATCTGCGATATGGAAGATTCGAACCTGCCGCAGGTTCGGGTCTCACGTAGTGAGACAACGGAGCCGCTTGCGGCGACGGCCCGAAGGGCGAGCAAAGCGAGTCATCCTGCACGACCCACCAATGTAAAAAAGCGCCCTAAAGGCGCTTTTTTGCTATCTGCGATATGGAAGATTCGAACCTGCCGCAGGTTCGGGTCTCACGTAGTGAGACAACGGAGCCGCTTGCGGCGACGGCCCGAAGGGCGAGCAAAGCGAGTCATCCTGCACGACCCACCAATGTAAAAAAGCGCCCTAAAGGCGCTTTTTTGCTATCTGCAATATGAAGATTCGAACCTGCCGCAGGTTCGGGTCTCATGCAGTGAGACAACGGAGCCGTTTACGGCGACGGCCCGAAGGGCGAGCGAAGCGAGTCATCCTGCACGACCCACCAATGTAAAAGAGGGCGCTGGCGGCGCCTTTTTGCTATCTGCAATATGGAAGATTCGAACCTGTCGCAGGTTCGGGTCTTGCCTGATGCGCTGCGCTTATCAGGCCTACAGACGGCACCGCTCACGTAGGCCAGATAAGACGTTACGCCGCCATCAGATACGGGGCTACGTAATTATTGTGACTTTCCTTATTGAATCAGCTATCTTGTTTAGCATATAAAACAAATTAACCGATTGTGGCGTTTATTACGCTTTCATTCGGTTGTTTCGTTAAGTCAGTAAAACGAGAAGCCACGATGAGCGTAATGTTTGACCCACAAGCCGCAATCTACCCGTTCCCGCCGAAACCAACGCCGTTGAACGACGACGAAAAGCAATTTTATCGTGAGAAAATCAAGCGGTTGCTCAAAGAGCGCAATGCCGTCATGGTGGCGCACTACTACACCGATCCGGAAATTCAACAGTTAGCAGAAGAAACCGGCGGCTGTATTTCCGACTCACTGGAAATGGCCCGTTTCGGCACGAAGCACGCCGCATCCACGCTGCTGGTAGCGGGCGTACGGTTTATGGGGGAAACCGCCAAAATCCTCAGCCCGGAAAAGACCATTCTTATGCCTACCCTGGCGGCGGAATGTTCGCTGGATTTAGGCTGCCCAATAGACGAATTTAGCGCTTTTTGTGATGCGCACCCTGACAGAACCGTAGTGGTCTATGCTAACACCTCGGCTGCTGTTAAAGCGCGTGCGGACTGGGTTGTGACCTCCAGTATCGCCGTAGAACTGATTGAGCATCTGGATAGTTTGGGGGAAAAAATTATCTGGGCGCCGGACAGACACCTGGGGAATTACGTGCAAAAACAGACCGGGGCCGATGTACTGTGCTGGCAAGGAGCGTGTATCGTGCATGACGAGTTTAAAACTCAGGCGTTGACCCGTTTAAAAAAAATCTATCCCGATGCCGCTCTTCTGGTTCACCCTGAATCGCCGCAGTCCATTGTCGAGATGGCCGATGCGGTGGGCTCCACCAGTCAGCTTATTAAGGCGGCAAAAACGCTGCCGCACAGACAGCTTATCGTGGCGACCGATCGCGGCATCTTCTACAAAATGCAGCAGGCGGTGCCTGAAAAAGAACTGCTTGAAGCGCCCACGGCTGGCGAGGGGGCGACCTGCCGTAGCTGCGCGCACTGTCCGTGGATGGCGATGAATGGCCTGAAAGCCATTGCTGAAGGGCTGGAGCAGGGAGGCGCGGCGCATGAAATACAGGTTGATGCGGCGCTACGCGAGGGCGCATTACTGCCGCTCAACCGGATGCTGGATTTTGCGGCTACACTTCGGGCGTAAAGACGGAAATCTTTGGGGGAGAGAATGGATTTTTTTAGTACGCACAACATACTGATTCATATTCCGATTGGCGCTGGCGGGTACGATCTCTCGTGGATCGAAGCGGTAGGAACCATCGCCGGCCTGCTCTGTATTTGGCTTGCCAGTCTGGAGAAGATCAGCAACTACTTTTTTGGACTGGTTAACGTTACCCTGTTTGCGATTATTTTCTTTCAGATCCAGCTTTATGCCAGCCTGTTGCTGCAACTCTTTTTCTTTGCCGCCAATATTTATGGCTGGTATGCGTGGTCGCGGCAAACAAAGGATAATCAAGCCGAGCTTAAAATCCGCTGGCTGCCGTTGCCAAAAGCAATGGCATGGCTGGCGATATGTGTGATAGCTATCGGTTTGATGACGCGATATATCGATCCCGTATTCGCCGTCCTGACGCGCGTGGCCGTCGCCATTATGCAGATGCTGGGGTTACAGGTGACAATGCCCGTACTGCAACCGGACGCTTTCCCGTTCTGGGACTCTTGCATGATGGTGCTGTCTATCGTGGCGATGATTCTGATGACACGCAAATATGTCGAAAACTGGCTCCTGTGGGTGATAATCAACGTGATCAGTGTGGTGATTTTTGCTTTGCAGGGCGTCTATGCGATGTCGCTGGAATATCTGATCCTGACATTTATCGCCGTGAACGGTAGCCGCCTGTGGATAAACAGCGCGCGGGAGCGAGGATCGCGCGCGCTTTCCCGTTAATGGTGATGAACATGCCCGGACGATGTCTGATTCAGATGACAGTCCGGGCCGTGACACACTTGATACTCCATCTGAATCGTAGCGTGCGCAATATGGTATTCGTGCATCAGGAAATCCTGGATACGTTCCAGCAGCGCATCATGGTCGTGTGGCGGAATGACCTGAGCGTGC
This DNA window, taken from Salmonella enterica subsp. enterica serovar Typhimurium str. LT2, encodes the following:
- the pal gene encoding tol protein required for outer membrane integrity (uptake of group A colicins, and translocation of phage DNA to cytoplasm; similar to E. coli peptidoglycan-associated lipoprotein (AAC73835.1); Blastp hit to AAC73835.1 (173 aa), 97% identity in aa 1 - 173), which encodes MQLNKVLKGLMIALPVMAIAACSSNKNASNDGSEGGMLNGAGTGMDANGNGNMSSEEQARLQMQQLQQNNIVYFDLDKYDIRSDFAAMLDAHANFLRSNPSYKVTVEGHADERGTPEYNISLGERRANAVKMYLQGKGVSADQISIVSYGKEKPAVLGHDEAAYAKNRRAVLVY
- the ybgF gene encoding putative periplasmic protein (similar to E. coli orf, hypothetical protein (AAC73836.1); Blastp hit to AAC73836.1 (263 aa), 90% identity in aa 1 - 263); this encodes MSSNFRHHLLSLSLLVGIAAPWAAFAQAPISSVGSGSVEDRVTQLERISNAHSQLLTQLQQQLSDNQSDIDSLRGQIQENQYQLNQVMERQKQIMLQLGSLNNGGAAQPAAGDQSGAATTATPAPDAGTATSGAPVQSGDANTDYNAAIALVQDKSRQDDAIVAFQNFIKKYPDSTYQPNANYWLGQLNYNKGKKDDAAYYFASVVKNYPKSPKAADAMYKVGVIMQDKGDTAKAKAVYQQVINKYPGTDGAKQAQKRLNAM
- the nadA gene encoding quinolinate synthetase, A protein (quinolinate synthetase A. (SW:NADA_SALTY)), with amino-acid sequence MSVMFDPQAAIYPFPPKPTPLNDDEKQFYREKIKRLLKERNAVMVAHYYTDPEIQQLAEETGGCISDSLEMARFGTKHAASTLLVAGVRFMGETAKILSPEKTILMPTLAAECSLDLGCPIDEFSAFCDAHPDRTVVVYANTSAAVKARADWVVTSSIAVELIEHLDSLGEKIIWAPDRHLGNYVQKQTGADVLCWQGACIVHDEFKTQALTRLKKIYPDAALLVHPESPQSIVEMADAVGSTSQLIKAAKTLPHRQLIVATDRGIFYKMQQAVPEKELLEAPTAGEGATCRSCAHCPWMAMNGLKAIAEGLEQGGAAHEIQVDAALREGALLPLNRMLDFAATLRA
- the pnuC gene encoding NMN family, nucleoside/purine/pyrimidine transporter (PNUC protein. (SW:PNUC_SALTY)); this translates as MDFFSTHNILIHIPIGAGGYDLSWIEAVGTIAGLLCIWLASLEKISNYFFGLVNVTLFAIIFFQIQLYASLLLQLFFFAANIYGWYAWSRQTKDNQAELKIRWLPLPKAMAWLAICVIAIGLMTRYIDPVFAVLTRVAVAIMQMLGLQVTMPVLQPDAFPFWDSCMMVLSIVAMILMTRKYVENWLLWVIINVISVVIFALQGVYAMSLEYLILTFIAVNGSRLWINSARERGSRALSR